From the Cystobacter ferrugineus genome, the window GCCAGCCCGCATTATGACGGCCCTATCCCACCCCACGGGCCGAGGGCGAGAGGACCGCGCACTAGGAAACTGCTAGTTAGGCAGCCAGCGCGAGCTCAACGTTGTCGTTGGCTTTTGTGTCTGTGTTGGCGTTTTTACGAGCGACCAACGTGCTCGGCACGCGTCTCGAACTTCCATGCCCCCGTCGAAACCAGGTCGCCCCCGGTTCAGGGTACTGCTCACTCACTGCTTCACCACGTCACGGCTTCACCTACATTAACCGCCGACGGGTCCACGTCAATCCTCCTGACGTCCCTCCCCGTTGATTCTCCAGCCCCCTCTCCCGCTCGCTCCCTCCCGGGAATAGCGGCCGAGCCGTGGGGTTCGGGGGCACCCACCTCGTGGGTGCTTCAGCCACATGAGGAACTGCATGCATCGATGGCTCATTTCCCTTCTGCTCCTCCTGTTGGGCGCGGCGCTTCCCGCCTCGGCCGCCGAGCAGCCCGCTTCCCCCTTCTTCCCCTACCCCATGAAGGTCGACCGGCTGCCCAACGGGCTCACGGTCATCCGGGTGCCCTTCAACTCGCCCGGGCTCGTCGCCTACCAGACGGTGGTGCGCGTGGGCTCGCGCAACGAGGTGGAGCCGGGCCGCACGGGCTTCGCCCACTTCTTCGAGCACATGATGTTCAAGGGCACGAAGAACTTCCCCGAGGGTGAGCGCGAGAAGGTCATCGCCGCCTACGGCTACGACGACAACGCCTTCACCTCGGACGACATCACCGTCTACCACTCGTACGGCCCCACCGCCGGGCTGCTCAAGCTGGTGGAGATCGAGGCCGACCGCTTCCGCCACCTCGAGTACTCCGAGCCCTCCTTCAAGACCGAGGCGCTCGCCGTGCTGGGCGAGTACCACAAGAACGCCGCAATGCCCTGGCTGAAGATCGAGGAGGAACTCTCGCGCACCGTCTTCACCCGTCACCCCTACGGCCACACCACGCTCGGCTACTACGACGACATCAAGGCCATGCCCCAAGCCTATGACTACAGCCGGGCCTTCTTCGAGCGCTGGTACACCCCCGACAACACCCTGCTCGTCATCGTCGGGGACTTCGATGACGCCGCGCTGATGGCCGCCGTGCAGAAGCACTACGGCCCCTGGGAGGGCAAGAGCGCCTCCATCCAACTGCCCAAGGAGCCGCCCCAGAAGCAGGAGCGCTTCGTCCACATCGACTGGCCCCAGAGCACCCAGCCCCAGCTCCTCTACGCCTGGCGCACCCCGGCGGCGCGGCTCGACACCTCCGACGCCGCCGTCCAGTCCGTCCTCGGCACCTACCTCGCGGGCACCACCAGCCCGCTCTACAAGGATCTCGTCCTGGACAAGCAGCTCGCCCAGGACCTGGATGGCAACACCATGCCCCACCGGGATCCCTACGTCTTCGGCATCTCGGCCACCCTCCAGGAGGAGGCAAACCGCGCCGCCGTCCGCTCCGCCCTCAACGCCGCGGTGAAGGAGCTCGTCACCGGCAAGGTGGACGCCGCCCGCGTCGAGGCCATCAAGAGCCGCACCCGCTACGGGCTGCTCATGAACATGGAGACCGCCAAGGACGTGGCCCAGCAGCTCTCCTGGTACGCCGGCATCTACGGCAGCCCGGACGCGCTCGCCCGCCATTCCCAGAAGATCTCCGAGGTGAAGCCCGGCGACCTCGTCGCCTTCGCCCGCCGCTACCTCACCGCCGCCAACCGCACCGTGCTCTCCCTCACTCCCAAGCAGGCCGGAGGTCAGAAGTGATGCGTCCGCTCCTCTCCCGCTCCCTCGCCCTCGGCGCAGCGCTGTACCTCGGCGGCTGCGCCACCGCGTCCCGCACCGCCCCCGCTCCCGAAGCGGCTCCGCCTCCCGCGCCGCCCGAGGCCCAGGCCCCCGCTCCCGCTCCCGCCGAGCCCCCCGCGCCCACGTCCGTCCCCGCCCGGCCCCTGCAACAGCCGGAGCCCGCGCGGCTCGTCGTCCAGGCGAACCCGAACAGCCCCATCGTCAGCTTCCGGCTCGTCTTCCGCGCGGGCTCGGTGGATGACCCCCAGGGCAAGGAAGGTCTCGGCGCCCTCACCGCGCAGCTCCTGGCCGAGGGAGGCACGCAGAGCCTCACCTCCGCTCAGCTCCTCGCGGCCCTCTTCCCCATGGCGGCCGAGCTGGACGCCTCCGCCGACAAGGAGTTCACGGTCTTCTCCGGCCGCGTCCACAAGGACTTCCTGCCGCGCTTCCTCGAGATCTTCACCGATGTGCTGCTCAAGCCCCGCTTCGATCCCCAGGAGTTCGAGCGGCTGCGCACCCGCGCCCTCAGCGATCTGCGCAACGGGCTGCGCAGCGAGAACGACGAGGCGCTGGGCAAGGTGGCGCTCGACGCGCTCATCTACGAGGGCCACCCCTACGCGCACTTCGTGGGCGGCACCGAGAAGGGCCTCCAGGCCATCACCCTCGAGGACGTGAAGGCCCACGCCGCACGCGTCTACACCCAGGATCGACTCGTCATCGGCCTGGCGGGCCCGGTGGATGAGCAGCTCCAGCGCACCGTCGTCTCGCGGCTGTCCGCGCTCCCCACCACCGGCGCGCCGCGTGTGGAACTGCCCGCCGTGCCCACCACGGGTGGCCGCGCCGTCGTCGTGCAGAAGCCCACCCTCTCCACGGCCATCTCCCTGGGCTACGTCACCCCGCTGCGCCGGGGGGATCCGGACTTCTTCCCCGTGGCCTTCGCCCTGTCGTACCTCGGAGAGCACCGCCAGCTCGGCGGCGTCCTCTTCAACGAGCTGCGCGAGAAGCGGGGCCTCAACTACGGCGACTACGCCTACGCCGAGCACTTCATCGAGGAGCCCGGCACCACGTACAACCGCACCAACATCGCGCGCACCCAGCAGGATCTCACCTTGTGGATCCGCCCCGTGGTGCCCGACAACGCGATGTTCGCCACCCGGGGCACGCTCTACTTCCTCGATCAGCTGGTGGCCCAGCCCATCCCCGCGGACCGTTTCGAGCGCAGCCGGAGCTTCCTCCTGGGCTACACGCGTCTGTGGGAGCAGACGGATCAACGCCGGTTGGGCTACGCCATCGACGCGCTCTTCCACGGCACGCCGGACTACCTGGAGCAGTACCGCGCCGCGCTCGCGAAGATGACGCCCGAGTCCGTGCACGCCGCCGTGCGCCGCCACGTGCGTCCCGAGGCCCTCAACTTCGCCTTCGTCACCCAGAACGCCGAGGGACTGGTGAAGCAGTTGAAGGAGCAGGCCCCCTCGCCCATCACCTACGCCTCGCCCAAGAGCCCCGAGCTGCTGGAGCAGGACAAGGCCATTGGCGCGCGGCCCCTGCCCATCCGCCCCGACGCCATCCAGGTCGTCCCCGCGGACGCCTTCATGGAAAAATAACGTCTGGCGGACACGAAGGGCCGCGCCCCGGGGGGTTTTCTTCACCCCCTGGGGAGGCGGTGGTAAGAGCCGGACGGGTTCCAAGGCCCGAATTTCCGGGCCCCCACCCCGGAGCGGTCCTTGCGAAGCACAGCCATCCGACTCGTCGTGATGATCCTCCTGGTGGCCGGTGTCTCGGCGCGCGCGGAGGATCCCTTCGTGCGAGGCTTCGACGCCGTCCCCCTCAAGGCGACGCCCGCGCAGAACAGCGGCATCGCGCTCGAGGGCGCCACCCCGGAGACCGCCCAGAGCTTCCGGGCCGCCCTCCTCTTCGACTACGCCCACGGGGTGCTCGCCCTGAAGCTGGGCGAGGAGAAGCTGGGCAACCTGCTGCCCTACCGGCTCGATGCCCACGCGCTCTTCGCCTGGCAGTTGCACCGCCGGCTGGAGATCGGCGCGGACCTGCCCTTCACCCTCGTGCAGGGCGACAACTTCCAGTTGCTGCGCGACGCGCTCTCCGCGCAGAACTTCCCCGGGGCCGCGGGCGTGAGGCGCTGGGGGCTCGGCGACATCCGGCTGCAACCGCGCGCCTTCCTGCTGCTGCCCGACGAGTTCCCCGTGGGCCTCGCCCTGTCCGCCGAGGTGCGGCTGCCCACCGGTGATGGGCAGAGCTTCCTCGGAGAGCGCGGCGTGCTCGTGGCCCCGCGGCTCGCGGTGGAGCGCGCCTTCGGTCCGGTGCGGGTGCTCGGCAACGTGGGCGTGCGCCTGCGTCCCCAGCCCGCCCAGTACCTCAACCTCTACGCGGGCAACGAGGTGACGTTCGGCGCGGGCGCCATCGTGGACCTGCCGGACGTGGGCCCCCTCACCAACGTGCAGGGGCTCGCCGAGATGCACCTGGCCACGCCCATGTCCGCCCCGTTCAACTTCCACCAGGCCGCCTCCCTCAAGACGCCCTGGGGCGTGCTCGTCGGCGCGCGCACCCGCATCCATGGCCCCTGGGGGCTGGAGCTCGACGTGGGCCGCGGCGTGACGCTCGGCAGCGGCTACGGCCGCGAGGACCTGCGTGTGATGCTCTCCGTGCGCTACGACCAGTCGTTCGTCGACTCCGATGGCGACGGCGTCCCCGACTCGCGCGACAAGTGCCCCACCGAGGGAGAGGACGTGGATGGCTACCAGGACGACGACGGCTGCCCGGAGCCCGACAACGACGGGGATGGCATCACCGACGGCCAGGACACGTGCCCCAACGGCCCGGATAGCTGCCTGGACTCGGACAACGATGGCGTGCCGGATGGCATGGACCAGTGCCCCAACAAGCCCGGCCCTCCGGGCTACGACGGCTGCCCGGATGCCGATGGGGACGAGGTGCCCGACAACGTGGACAAGTGCCCCGACCAGTCCGGCCCCCCCGAGAACGATGGCTGCCCCATCGACAGCC encodes:
- a CDS encoding OmpA family protein, producing the protein MILLVAGVSARAEDPFVRGFDAVPLKATPAQNSGIALEGATPETAQSFRAALLFDYAHGVLALKLGEEKLGNLLPYRLDAHALFAWQLHRRLEIGADLPFTLVQGDNFQLLRDALSAQNFPGAAGVRRWGLGDIRLQPRAFLLLPDEFPVGLALSAEVRLPTGDGQSFLGERGVLVAPRLAVERAFGPVRVLGNVGVRLRPQPAQYLNLYAGNEVTFGAGAIVDLPDVGPLTNVQGLAEMHLATPMSAPFNFHQAASLKTPWGVLVGARTRIHGPWGLELDVGRGVTLGSGYGREDLRVMLSVRYDQSFVDSDGDGVPDSRDKCPTEGEDVDGYQDDDGCPEPDNDGDGITDGQDTCPNGPDSCLDSDNDGVPDGMDQCPNKPGPPGYDGCPDADGDEVPDNVDKCPDQSGPPENDGCPIDSPPFVVVESDRIRIKGNILFETGSANIQKQSLKLLDEVATVLDRNPSLGPVLIEGHTDNVGSDTLNLNLSQRRAQSVMDYLISKDIEAHRLRAQGFGESRPIATNGTPLGRAKNRRVEFRLIKSEVETAPRIVPQDKKPEGDTKARPERDTKTETKAKPETATKAKAETATKAKPETATKAKAETATKPATKVEAKTRPEAATKAKPEAAPKASANKP
- a CDS encoding M16 family metallopeptidase, producing the protein MRPLLSRSLALGAALYLGGCATASRTAPAPEAAPPPAPPEAQAPAPAPAEPPAPTSVPARPLQQPEPARLVVQANPNSPIVSFRLVFRAGSVDDPQGKEGLGALTAQLLAEGGTQSLTSAQLLAALFPMAAELDASADKEFTVFSGRVHKDFLPRFLEIFTDVLLKPRFDPQEFERLRTRALSDLRNGLRSENDEALGKVALDALIYEGHPYAHFVGGTEKGLQAITLEDVKAHAARVYTQDRLVIGLAGPVDEQLQRTVVSRLSALPTTGAPRVELPAVPTTGGRAVVVQKPTLSTAISLGYVTPLRRGDPDFFPVAFALSYLGEHRQLGGVLFNELREKRGLNYGDYAYAEHFIEEPGTTYNRTNIARTQQDLTLWIRPVVPDNAMFATRGTLYFLDQLVAQPIPADRFERSRSFLLGYTRLWEQTDQRRLGYAIDALFHGTPDYLEQYRAALAKMTPESVHAAVRRHVRPEALNFAFVTQNAEGLVKQLKEQAPSPITYASPKSPELLEQDKAIGARPLPIRPDAIQVVPADAFMEK
- a CDS encoding M16 family metallopeptidase, giving the protein MHRWLISLLLLLLGAALPASAAEQPASPFFPYPMKVDRLPNGLTVIRVPFNSPGLVAYQTVVRVGSRNEVEPGRTGFAHFFEHMMFKGTKNFPEGEREKVIAAYGYDDNAFTSDDITVYHSYGPTAGLLKLVEIEADRFRHLEYSEPSFKTEALAVLGEYHKNAAMPWLKIEEELSRTVFTRHPYGHTTLGYYDDIKAMPQAYDYSRAFFERWYTPDNTLLVIVGDFDDAALMAAVQKHYGPWEGKSASIQLPKEPPQKQERFVHIDWPQSTQPQLLYAWRTPAARLDTSDAAVQSVLGTYLAGTTSPLYKDLVLDKQLAQDLDGNTMPHRDPYVFGISATLQEEANRAAVRSALNAAVKELVTGKVDAARVEAIKSRTRYGLLMNMETAKDVAQQLSWYAGIYGSPDALARHSQKISEVKPGDLVAFARRYLTAANRTVLSLTPKQAGGQK